The Salvelinus alpinus chromosome 30, SLU_Salpinus.1, whole genome shotgun sequence genomic interval CACAGTTTTAGTACAGTAGAGGCCGACTATCAGTTTTCAGAATTGGCTAACGTATTCATTTCTTACATCCCATATATAGATGACTTACTACAGCGATTTATAAATGAGATGAAAAACAATGTCCAAAAAAGATGAATATTCATCTTATGTGTCCTTGAGTATACATTTTTCACTACCTGCTTATATTAATTTAGAAGGAAAGATCTCGCCAAATGCCAAGTTAATGAAATAATAATCCCAGTGCAAAAAGGGAAGAATAAGATAAGATTCTTACTCTGGATATGAGACATTTGGTTGAACCCATTCCTTATTGTTCAATTAGTTTATATTCTAAAACACTTCCCCAATACATTGATATTTTGATCTAATGTCATATTTATTGCTGTTACAATGTTACCGATTTTGGTGTTTGATTTCTGTAATCTTTTTTTGCCGCATATGCACATGTAAAATACTCCATCAAATTGAAAAGGCCAGTCTCTTTACACAAAGGAATTTACAGCACAGTCGCTATATTGTAACCGGATGTCGCTGCAGTATAGTACCACGGTGTTGGCTTAATACTATTGGCATTATTACTATGTAAAATGGATTAATACTGTTATTATATACTTTCCCCAACCGTCATGTACCTCCAACAGAACATACTGTAAAATGCAAATTTCAAGTTTCAACCCAAGCTTTTGTTTGGCAATACTTTTGATATCAGCTGGCTTTTAGAACACGATAAAGGTAGTGTCACTGAACATGGATGATTCAATTGtgacaataaaatatatatattttttagtaaAAAAACAAAAGATCTCTTAAAAGGTAGATTGTGTTTTGTTACATGACAAAATTGATAGTTACTGATTGATTAGAATTACATGACATCAATACTGACACTATCCTGATCTAAGAACAGTACTCAGTAGTAAGGTATCGACTACACACAAATACATATTACACTTAACATCGGCTACTTTTACTACAAGAAAAAATCCTGTCTATCcccaaataaaaacaaataaacacacaaacaccagtTTTTACATGACTGTACAAGTATCTGATAGAGGAAAAGAGTTCGGTGGACAGCAGAGACCAAACGGTTGCAATAGCATGGTGGTTATCCTTAACttactagctactgtagctaataAATAAGAGGACTACAAGTCAACAGTTTAACAGTAACAGGAGGAAGAAGAAATAAAAGACCTAGAGGACTCCCTGGAAGTATCCAGAGGCAACCTGACCTGAGCCGGCATGTCTAGAATAATCATACACCATTTCATTCTGTTATCAAATCCTGTCATCAGGGCCATTATATACTAACCCACTTTAGCTCAACCATTTACACCTGCTGTAAACTCCTTATTACCAAAATGATATGTATCCATAGTGTATAGAACACATCAGTTAAAACCATCATCATTATTAATATCCTGTGCTATTCCAGGACCACTCCTACTCTGCTTTAGAACAGGTTGATTCGTGTGGCCGTACTGTGCTTCTGTCAGCATCATAGGAGAACACACTAGTCTGTTGTCATCTGAAGTAAAGCTTGAGTCTGTTGGGCAGCATCTAACCTACTGGTGTGTTTTTTGTGTTAGTTCAAATAACCAACGAGTTTGggtaagtcccaaatggcaccctattccctttatagtgcactacttttgaccagagccctagtgcCCTACATAGGCAATAAGAGGCCAATTGGAACCAAATAACCAAAGACTTTCACCACTAAGTAACTACCTACTCCCCTGAGTGTCTGGATAGCTAACTGTCATGACACTTTTAACACAGAGAAACTGAAGTAAAATGGAAGGAGAACAACTCAGTCATATATTCGACAGCAGAAACTGGATTTATGCAGTCAGACAAAGATGTTGAATATTATATACAGTGACGTACTGGttaaagaagaaataaaaaaTCTGAAGTTTCACTAAGATGCGATGCTCTAGCACTTAAGCAGCTGCATTGCCAGACTACCTCTCTCCATCAGTGCAGGCCAGGCAAGGACCCAGTGGATTCACAATGTTACCACAAACAGGTCTTTGCCTCACTACAACACAGATGCAACGTAACAGAGCGGAGACGAATGCATTGAattggatagagagatgggacttcTTGACAATTGCCAATTCCAGCAATCTGTGCGAGCACAACCCCACAGCATCCTGCCACAAAGTGACTGAAATACATCTCCCTCCCACGCCAACCCCTAAAATAAATCAATTACCAATAAAAATCAAGTCATGGATGAGGAATGGTAAACATTACTGTTATTTCTTAAGATACTGTAGCTTCTTTACAAAATAAACATGTCTTCCTTATAATTATTTACTATGTTACTTTACAATAATGAAAGATAAAATAAGATAATTCTATTGACAGAACGATACAACTACATATAAACTACATAATTCAGTaactgatgttttttttttttaaatcttgtgGAGACAAACTCCATCTCCAGGCCAACCAATGGCTTCTCTCCTTCCTGTTTCCACATCCAATCACACCACTACTTGGCTCAGAGCTTTAAAACGCCTGTAAATACACATATTTTCCTCTGCAAAGACACCTGCTGATGCAAGTCTCTCAGTTTTGAAAAAGTTAACAAAGACACATACTCCAGCTATGCCACCGAGATATTAAAGTTCATGCATGTTTAACATGTTTTTGGTAACATGCCTTGTTGGAACAAATCCTACTTGTGAGTAACAGAGGCTAGGACGCAACACCACTGTGTCCTCCCTCCTTGTTAtgctacagatgtaggaccttcatttgatcactctgttgtggCATGATTATTTTCCTGGTGTTAAAaatgggtcaaattaagatcctacatctgtagctgcTTCTGTCGTCAATGAAACGTTCCCTTCACAAGTGAGATGCCACATCTTGAGATGCATTTCCCATGGAAATACCTGGAAGACTAAAAGAGAGATGGCACTTCATTGTACTCAGTtgcatccatccacccatttgtttttgtgtgtgaacATGTTATGGGTGTCTTTTTCTTAGCTCCCTCTCTAATGTAAAGCCTACCATAATCAAATAAAATGGACTCAGGTATTGAACTTGTTCAGTAAGTAGTAAATCATTTTGGGACCCTGAGAATGGGCATCGGGAAATCATGGGCGTCAGTCAGGGTAGGTGTTCAGAAAGCTGGAGACCaacactgtgtgtgtttggggactTGGTGCTGTAATGTATGTTAGTTGTTTACAACATTGgaagtagaatggctttactgtgTTGTTCAAATAAAATATTTAGGAGTAGCTAAATACCCATTGGCTTACTCCAATATGAGTTGTTCTGGGTAACCCTAAAGCAGCATACGTAACAGTCTGAGTAGTGGAGACTATCATGTATTAGAGGGTACTGAGAGCCAAAAGCTATACCGTAGATAAAACAACAGAAGGGAAGGATCAGTCCCTAGAGTGGTGCCATGTGTCTACACCTACCCAGAGAACATTTGGTCTCCAGCTTTAAAACCGCCAGAACTGTCGCTAGAAAAGTTGCCAATTCCGAGTGGATTTCTTTACAGTGTGTATTTCTACTTCAACTCCTGCATAATATGAAGAAGAGAACAAATAACGTGTTTACAAGAAACTGCATTGTGAAATTATGTTGAAACAAGAAATAAAATTCTTTTGGATGATGACCAATTTCTCTAGAGGTTAGAAATAATAAGCCCTTACAATATGTAAAGGTCTCCAGCGAGCGGGTTTTCTCCACAGTGCGGTGGGAAAGGGTGAGGGGTGGTTGGGAGGGGGCTGGAGTTGGCCCAGGGGGGGCCTCTATGCGCTGGGGGTAGTGTTGTGTGCTGTGGAGCCGTTGCTGCCCTGGATGGTGAGGCTGATCTCAtccctcttctcatcctccttCTCCTTCAGCTCTTCTTTCAGGGGACGCACCTCCACTTCTCCCTCTGAGCCTGGGGCGGCGTAGTGGCCTATCCGGTGCTCACTCAGGGCCGGGCCCCACTTTATGTCCGCCTTGCATGAATTCTTCAACCGCTGCAAGGGGCAAAGGTTCAGAGGTCAATGTGATGGGAGGGACACAGGTTTATTATTTATTGCTAATTAAAGGCAGGTAAAGTAGGTGAGAAAGTTCTGGAATAACATAACACCAAATCGGGTTCTCTTTTACTATCCTTCATTTCTTTCAGTTCAAAGACCTTCGGCAACATGTgccaaatatatttattttttaattcaacagaaaaaaacaaaacacttcCACTACTAGTGCGAACAACATCTGCTTCCAATACTAAAGACAGACAAAGCTCTAAACAGAGATCCTGTGGATTCTACCTCCAAAAATGTTGTTCCCTCAGACTTAGAGATCTTGTAGAGAGCATAGACGGGTATACATGTGACGGAGGACATGGCCATAAGGAAGCCGATGGCTAGGGACCAGCCGGGGTACACGTAGTCATTGTAGGTGATGGGCTTGTACTGGATCACTGTGAAGATCAGGATGAACTGCAAAcgcaaagagaggagaggggtcacCAGGGTCAAGTCATTCATTTGAGCAGAATATACCCTATTTCAACCCTCATACAGTACATATCTTCATCGATCACTTGTGTGTGTCTTAGGTCATTCTGGTATTCTGGCAGGTGTTTTGCATGACAGGTTTTGTTGAGCAATACAGATTAGCGAGGATTAGACAAGTGGAATGGAATGCAGAGCAGGTCAAGCCTCTAAAACATGTCAACAAGGAGGCACTGGGTGGTAGCTACTATCTTACAGATATGATGATGGGCGACACGAATCTCCAGCAGACCCGGAAGAAGATGGGAGGGGGGAAACCCAGCATCATCTCAACATCCTTGAAGTATTTCTTGTGTCCTGAACACAAAGAGTACAGCATGTTGTCAGTCATTCCATTCCAGTCAGTTTGATTAGCTTTCACCAATAGCGTTGGCAGATCATTGTGGACGATAGGCATTTATAATCGAGGAAAGACAGTTGGACTCACCATAGACGTACATGATGCAGATGCACATGATGCAGGAGATGATAACCAGAGAGAAACTAGCAGCGTAGTTATCCATGAGCAGTAGCCAGTAGATCCCAGCCTAAATACATGAGAGCACATgtagtttaactttagtccgtcccctcgccccgacccgggcgcgaaccagggatcctctgcacacatcaacaacagtcacccacgaagcatcgttacccatcgctccacaaaagccacggcccttgcagagcaaggggaaccactacttcaaggtctcaaagcgagtgacgtcaccgattgaaacgctattagcgtgcaccaccgctaactagctagccatttcacatcggttacacacagATAGAGAACACAACATCAGTATACATCCTGAATATTTGTGCCTGGATAAttaagtgtgtgtttatgtgtgtgtacacatgcatgtgtatgtttgtgtgtgtgtgtgtaaacatctCCAGTCCATTACCTGTGTGGTGAGCGGCACCCCCAGCAGGAAGCCCACTATAGCCACTCCTCCTGTGACCACCGTCTTGTTCctaatgatccagtcagtaccGATCTCATCCACGATGGCCGTCACCAGGGTCTCCAGCAGGCAGAACTGCACACCGGGATACACACTGACAGGTCAACACTCAGCAGTGACTTTTACATCTACTTCTCTCAAAAAGCCACTTTCTccaacataattttttttttagttGAGCCCCAATGACTGTCTGCCCCACAGCcattgttattgttttgttgatGAAGCGGAGGTGAGGAGAGTTGCAcatcaatgtaaaaaaacaaacatattctgctatacaagtgtagactttaccgtgaaatgcttacttaaaagcccttaaccaacagtgcagttcaagaagagttaagaaaatatttaccaagtagactaaaataaaaagtaacacaataagaataacaataacgaggctatatacaggaggcaccaatacagagtcagtgtgcgggggtacaggctagttgaggtagtgtgtacatgtaggtgggggtgaagtgactatgcatagataataaacagtgagtagcagcagtgtacaaaagggaggggggtcaatgtaaatgatccggtggcgattttatgaattgttcagcagtcttatggcttgggggtagaagctgttgaggagccttttgatcCTAGACATGCATGCAATGATGTCAGAGAGAATAAACAGtgttaccctattccctacatagtgcactacttttgaccagagccaaacggtaatagggtgccatttgggacaaagccagGATATCATGGTGGTTGACAGACTCACCTGCGTCCCAAGGCCCAGCAGGATGAGCATGAAGAAGAAGAGCAGGGACCAGAGGGGTGAGATGGGCAGTAGAGTGAGGGCCTCTGGGTAGGCCACGAAGGCCAGGCCGGGGCCGTGGTCGGCCACCTCAGACACATCCACGTTCAGGTGGTGGGCCATGAAGCCCAGGATGGAGAAGATGACGAAGCCTGCATACACGCTGGTCGCACAGTTGGTGATGCTGATGATGATGCTGTCCCTGTATGGGTAACCAATCAAAGAACAAAAAACAGGAAGAGAAGGTTATTAGTATATTACATTAACCAGCATTAAGTTGTATCGGTCCACTAAGATGCAATCGGTGCATTTCACCCTCATACATATTTCCAGTTCAAATTCATACTAAACAGTCTACATCTTAATTGCATAATAACAAATAGTGATAAAtactgaagagagagaaagagatgtgtGAAATATGTTTCCTGCCAGGTGGTGGGTTTGTTCGTTACAGTACTTACTACTCTATCATTGATTTGCAGACAATTTTAAAGTATGGGTCGCGACCCACTTCCTGTTAATGGTGGGTCGCGACGTGTCagagtaaatgtataattatttcatgaattactggaattgatttggtCAAGTGCACCTGAGCTCTCTGTTCAGTGggctctctgcttagcagcggtctctgctcagtttggcagctgcgcGATTGGGAGAGGGAGATGCCGGTGTGCTTCGCGATGTACCAGATATCTTTTCTGCAATTTTCTTGAAGACCACTCCGCGACCCACACACTGCAGCGCTGTCGTTCAGCAGCAGATGCGCTGTTAGTATGGGATCAATATCATGCCAAAtgtattcacaaatgtaaatcaccaatccacaaatgtaaatcaaagtgatttacatttgtggattggttatttacatttgtggaaagtgatttacatttgtggattggtgatttacatttgtgaatacaTTTGGCATGATATTGATCCCATATGTTAGCCACTGACTTGTCAATCCCACTCGCCATCCCTCACCGCTGTCATCAAATGGACTGACCGAGCTCAATAGTCATGGAACGCAAAAACAGCAATGAGTTTCTCTTTCATACAAACTTTGAGAAATAACTTGGagcgcccacaatgtgttttgtaCAGGGAAGTGTTTAGTAATAAGTCTCTCAAAACAAAGAAATTAATAAAACaacacgtcctgaccaaacatccacagcatgacggtaaacccagggagttatttcagaacagggcagaatgcttcaggaaactGCTTTGACAGTGGAAAAGTAAGTAagctagcaaggcattgttgtAATTTTATAAGCAGAAATAAGAAAGTAACGTTACTATCTctcatagtagtagatgtgagtttctctttcaaataatcccctggccttgtacacagctaatagctaacgttagccaaagcaagcaagctagctactgataGTGCAATCCTAAATAACAGTACAGATGATGAAAAATGATCAGACCTaatgtacatcttactgtagaaattattgttgaaaacaagtccaggttggaactgttgctgttaaaatacaagtaatatgttttattctgaactggaataaactgattgaagcaaTATGCTTTTTgagacaaacacactcacacagttctggatTCCTTATCTACAGCAGGAAGctgtctcctgcctgactgagaaagcagtagatgttctggtccagtttggcaccacatacctatgtcagtcagggttctcaactctgGATTACTTaaaaacaagtacagaaacagtCTCAATGCTGAGCATGACCTTAGTGTTGCACTGTCAAAAACTGAGCCCAGAATAGACATGCTTGTTGAAAACTTCCGCCAGCTACAcacctctcattaggactgtgtgtgtgttctgttattcatctgtgtgatgtgatcaatcagtttattccagttcagaatgaaaatgatttattgtattttaacagcaacagttccaacctagacagatatgTAAGTGTTTTTAATGggaaaaataaacatgaatagcTATTTATATGGGTAATTCATTCAATTGTTATTTGGTTCTGTctgtattacatttgttttaggcataagggcaatgaaatgtactGATATTTATGTATAGTTGCATATTTGCCtaagcttgggtcccaggaaaacacagtATTTTtaatttgggtcccaggctgaaagAGTTTAATTAAGAACCCCTGATTTATAGTATACTGTCCATCACTTCTGCCCTTCAACCACATGGTGGTGTTATAGAGCAGAGAAAACCTCTTCCAGTTTCCAAGAGAGTTTTGAGTTAGACTACCGTAAACTACAAAGTTAACAATGCAACCACAGGCTTGACAGCAGTCAAAAAATGACCTAATTttgtctccttcactctctccacctacaGTACAGTGGCATGCagtacacaccatcacaccatactCCATCAATTCTTGCAATTTGTAGCTGCCCTCCTCTATTCTGCATTTCTGTTAATCTCTGCTGACACTGTAGCGTGATCGCacccagagaggcaacaaagacccTTCCTGATTCACTCCAACTGAGCACGAAGAACTGCAATAGTGTAACCGCTTACACAACTCCAGGGATTTGTCTGCCATTGTAATCCTTGGGCAGGCCGCCGAAGCATTTTTTCGGTTGCCTAAATCCAAACagttttttaaaatacattttcaggATGAAAAACGCTTGAAATGTAAACTTCAATGACTAAAATAGATATAAAGTTTGTATAAaatataatggacctatatatttataaataatataatctttgagaactaacaataaccaaaataaaagctagacagtcagagaGAATAGAACATTCcaaaaacaatgaatttagcagTATTCATTCTGCTATCATGTgtgagcaaaagaacacagcattagccatggcaaaatggataaaattccaggaaattagctttaaaactcagctccatggagaaatgtgtagaattgcaggaatttGGCTTAAAAATGCTCAAATTTCTCTACAGCACCAAGACGGGGGCCTCTAAAATGTtctaaaaaaatgtaattgccaCGCCTTCTGCCACGCCCCCTGCCAAGCACACCACCTAAGCCCCTTTTTGACACAGAAAAAGACCTGACAGGAGttccgtcccaaatggtaccttagtccctttatagtgcactacttctgaccagggcccaataggatgccatttgggatgcgccCAGGGTTTATTTGGTAGTAAAGTGGAGAGTTTAGGGGGGAACAGGGAGGGGAAAGGAAGAGTTGAGTACCTGTAGCAGTTGTTGTGGAACTTGTTGTAGGAGGCCATAGTGATGAGCCCTCCCCATGCACAGCCCAGAGAGTAGAAGATCTGAGAGGCAGCGTCTCCCCACACCTGGACAGACGGACAAACACGTGTCAGTACAACCACTGAAGAACAACCTTATTTAATATCTGAGGCATATTACATCTGATCAAGCAGTCTCTTTCAACAGCTGTGTTATGAGAAAGCCAATAACCCTACGCTATGAAGAGCTACAGAGCTATTATACCAGTAATAAACAGTAACTGTTTACAACTCATATAAAGTAGTACTTAACTACAGTAATGGCAAAGAATTCCAGGACTTATAACTATGTTATTTCTATATGATTAACCACACCTTAGCGTCAAGGATCTTATGCCACTGTGGGGTTAGGTAGTACTTGATGCCGGTGACAGCTCCCTCCAGGGTGATGCCTCTGATGAACAGGATGGTCAGCACCACGTAGGGGAACGTCGCTGTGAAGTACACCACCTGGGGACCATCGAGAGGAGAAGAATGAGTGAGAAGATCCCCTAATGTGTGTCAATTATACACTATGACCAGGAGTTCTTCCTGACTATAGACTAAGTTATTTGACCAGGAAAAACTACTGGCCCAAACAATGACAtttggaggtgagagagagagcaagagagagagacacctcaCCTTGCCTGAAGACTTGACTCCTCTGATGAGACAGAGGaagaccaccacccaggacacgGCCAGACATCCCAGAATAGGGAGACGGACTTCCCCGAAATTCCCGATGTCGTCTGAGATCTTCAGCACATAGTGTCTGTGGGGAAGAGAAAAAATGTATCACAGTGTCTATTCACAACAGCAACGTCTGGATAGAGAAACGTGGCATAAATAGTTAGTGCCGCAGGGACAAATAATGTCTATACGTTAATTCCAGAACGATAGAGAAGAAGCATTGTTCGGATGTACCCTGGCATCACAATGAGCGAAGCCCATATTTCAATGCAGCAGCAGCTCGACCTAAAACCACTTGGTGCCAAGACAATGGATTATCTTTACTGACAGCTGACAGGAACAACAACTCCTTTCATGATATACTGACAGACAGCACCACCCGGGGCGGAAAGTTAAGCACAAAACATTTAGAAAGTCATTAACCAACCACACTGTTTCCTTTGAATGGGCCCTATTCTCACTGCTAGGGGCATAAAATAGCTACACTACTCCCCATGTAGTAAGGGAGTAACATTACTCCCCAATATACTAAACATCTAATGGTGTGTACTTCAGACACAGTGAACTATGAGTAATGTTTGTTGAAGGCTGGATGATTAATCGTAGGCCCGGATTAGCAAGGCAAACATGCCTGCCTGCTTGTTTTTTTTTCTGACTGGTCTCGTTTAAATCAACTGAAGTATCTAGCATCTCAAACATTCCTTTACAGAGATACACAAACCCTCTTTTGTTAACCCATAGTCAAACATACTTTGTGTCAAAACACGTTGGGTGCTGCTTTACTGAACATACAGGTATCTAGGAGTAATAGTGTGTATTAACCCTTGCAGCATCCACTCCCGTCTCTTTAATCTAGTACACCTGAGTCAGTGTCAGCCATGCCCACACCTTCCCACTCAGGTACTGTAGGGTTGAAAAATGACGGTAACTgctaaaattcccaggttttatAGAAATCCCAGTTGGAAATTCCTGGAATAAGaaaggaataagcaggaaatctggaaTTCTCCATCCAGGACTTCTGGAAAACATGGGAATTTTTCAATTACACACTCAGGCCTTACTTCCAGCCCTCAACAGATCTAGaatagggccgggacgataccagtatcgcgatactcattagtatcgtggcaagaAAACAAAACACGAATTAACCTTTcaaggaaaacagccctaatattggaaacaaacatcattatgttgtcatccagagtcacatttatttactTTCCAAGCTAAAACACAcagtattttacatacagcaggtttttaaaggaccaaatagtttggtctgcttcgtgttttcatttttgccatggaaagaaTATTGCGATACAAGTATCGTCACAGCCCTAATCTAGAACAAGATCTTTTGGGATTCAAATAAAGATGAATAACTGACTCCGGTCCGGATTCTTACTTCCAGTACTCCTCGCTGGGGCTGGTCCTCTTGGTCTTATTGACCACCTCCACGGCGACCTCAGCGGCCTTGGTGACCAGGCTGTGGGTGACGTTGGCCAGGGTGTTGTTGATGCCCGTGGGCGTCACCACGCCGTTGCAGGTGGGCGTGTTCCAGGGGTTGTTGCAGTAGGTCCACGGCAGCAGGTTGGTCATG includes:
- the LOC139560259 gene encoding sodium- and chloride-dependent glycine transporter 1-like isoform X3, translating into MALLANGAVPGEPVKTDKNSRRGNWGNQIEFILTSVGYAVGLGNVWRFPYLCYRNGGGAFMFPYFIMLVFCGIPLFFLELSFGQFASQGCLGVWRISPMFKGVGYGMMVVSTYIGIYYNVVICIAFYYFFSSMTNLLPWTYCNNPWNTPTCNGVVTPTGINNTLANVTHSLVTKAAEVAVEVVNKTKRTSPSEEYWKHYVLKISDDIGNFGEVRLPILGCLAVSWVVVFLCLIRGVKSSGKVVYFTATFPYVVLTILFIRGITLEGAVTGIKYYLTPQWHKILDAKVWGDAASQIFYSLGCAWGGLITMASYNKFHNNCYRDSIIISITNCATSVYAGFVIFSILGFMAHHLNVDVSEVADHGPGLAFVAYPEALTLLPISPLWSLLFFFMLILLGLGTQFCLLETLVTAIVDEIGTDWIIRNKTVVTGGVAIVGFLLGVPLTTQAGIYWLLLMDNYAASFSLVIISCIMCICIMYVYGHKKYFKDVEMMLGFPPPIFFRVCWRFVSPIIISFILIFTVIQYKPITYNDYVYPGWSLAIGFLMAMSSVTCIPVYALYKISKSEGTTFLERLKNSCKADIKWGPALSEHRIGHYAAPGSEGEVEVRPLKEELKEKEDEKRDEISLTIQGSNGSTAHNTTPSA
- the LOC139560259 gene encoding sodium- and chloride-dependent glycine transporter 1-like isoform X1, with the protein product MSDSNSNAACTADQNGAVPGEPVKTDKNSRRGNWGNQIEFILTSVGYAVGLGNVWRFPYLCYRNGGGAFMFPYFIMLVFCGIPLFFLELSFGQFASQGCLGVWRISPMFKGVGYGMMVVSTYIGIYYNVVICIAFYYFFSSMTNLLPWTYCNNPWNTPTCNGVVTPTGINNTLANVTHSLVTKAAEVAVEVVNKTKRTSPSEEYWKHYVLKISDDIGNFGEVRLPILGCLAVSWVVVFLCLIRGVKSSGKVVYFTATFPYVVLTILFIRGITLEGAVTGIKYYLTPQWHKILDAKVWGDAASQIFYSLGCAWGGLITMASYNKFHNNCYRDSIIISITNCATSVYAGFVIFSILGFMAHHLNVDVSEVADHGPGLAFVAYPEALTLLPISPLWSLLFFFMLILLGLGTQFCLLETLVTAIVDEIGTDWIIRNKTVVTGGVAIVGFLLGVPLTTQAGIYWLLLMDNYAASFSLVIISCIMCICIMYVYGHKKYFKDVEMMLGFPPPIFFRVCWRFVSPIIISFILIFTVIQYKPITYNDYVYPGWSLAIGFLMAMSSVTCIPVYALYKISKSEGTTFLERLKNSCKADIKWGPALSEHRIGHYAAPGSEGEVEVRPLKEELKEKEDEKRDEISLTIQGSNGSTAHNTTPSA
- the LOC139560259 gene encoding sodium- and chloride-dependent glycine transporter 1-like isoform X2 yields the protein MEEKQFSGILNGAVPGEPVKTDKNSRRGNWGNQIEFILTSVGYAVGLGNVWRFPYLCYRNGGGAFMFPYFIMLVFCGIPLFFLELSFGQFASQGCLGVWRISPMFKGVGYGMMVVSTYIGIYYNVVICIAFYYFFSSMTNLLPWTYCNNPWNTPTCNGVVTPTGINNTLANVTHSLVTKAAEVAVEVVNKTKRTSPSEEYWKHYVLKISDDIGNFGEVRLPILGCLAVSWVVVFLCLIRGVKSSGKVVYFTATFPYVVLTILFIRGITLEGAVTGIKYYLTPQWHKILDAKVWGDAASQIFYSLGCAWGGLITMASYNKFHNNCYRDSIIISITNCATSVYAGFVIFSILGFMAHHLNVDVSEVADHGPGLAFVAYPEALTLLPISPLWSLLFFFMLILLGLGTQFCLLETLVTAIVDEIGTDWIIRNKTVVTGGVAIVGFLLGVPLTTQAGIYWLLLMDNYAASFSLVIISCIMCICIMYVYGHKKYFKDVEMMLGFPPPIFFRVCWRFVSPIIISFILIFTVIQYKPITYNDYVYPGWSLAIGFLMAMSSVTCIPVYALYKISKSEGTTFLERLKNSCKADIKWGPALSEHRIGHYAAPGSEGEVEVRPLKEELKEKEDEKRDEISLTIQGSNGSTAHNTTPSA